The sequence GAGGGCCCTGGGACCCCCACACACGAGGGCCCTGGGACCCCCACACACGAGGGCCCTGGGACCCACACACACGAGGGCCCTGGGACCCCCACACACGAGGGCCCTGGGACCCACACACACGAGGGCCCTGGGACCCCCACACACGAGGGCCCTGGGACCCACACACACGAGGGCCCTGGGACCCCCACACACGAGGGCCCTGGGACCCCCACACACGAGGGCCCTGGGACCCCCACACACGAGGACCCTGGGACCCCCACACACGAGGGCCCTGGGACCCACACACACGAGGGCCCTGGGACCCCCACACACGAGGGCCCTGGGACCCCCACACACGAGGGCCCTGGGACCCCCACACACGAGGGCCCTGGGACCCCCACACACGAGGGCCCTGGGACCCCCACACACGAGGGCCCTGGGACCCACACACACGAGGGCCCTGGGACCCCCACACACGAGGGCCCTGGGACCCCCACACACGAGGGCCCTGGGACCCCCACACACGAGGGCCCTGGGACCCACACACACGAGGGCCCTGGGACCCACACACACGAGGGCCCTGGGACCCCCACACACGAGGGCCCTGGGACCCACACACACGAGGGCCCTGGGACCCCCACACACGAGGGCCCTGGGACCCCCACACACGAGGAGGGGTCGCAATGGTGTTTTatcttaataactttagattttcTTATCAGCtttaataaaaatgtaaataatcAATGACTTTTTTTAGACAAGTTTTGTGTTTAATAAAACGTTTATGGGATGGACTAAATTAGTGTTTTGTAGTTGTTGACGTCACTCCCACAATTGAGCAGTTTAAATGTCACTCTTAAAAATGCTATTTTAAACCTTGAAAGTCCTCCAAATTTCTCATGACTGATATTAATTACCTATTCTGCTTACGAACACATCAAAAGTGGACTGGGAGTCTTTACAGTGAGTGGTGATATAGACTTCATgcaactacacacagaaatcacaatagcctgatgcatcaaatgaacaaatccataagagtCGTGACGAAGGtatataggttcgaaccctcgtcacggcccttgtggatttgttctgttAACTTCATGTAATCTTACACGCagtattaaaatatatttttttttgccaTTTTTCGTCAAACACTTTGGGCAGCAAACGTGTTTAAAGCGAGTTGATACACTCGTCAGTAGTGGGGGCAAACATGTTATTTGTTATAAAGATAACATTAATGCTGAACTGGAACTTTGGTTTGTAGTTGTTTAAGGGTCATTAACCTCGGCAGTGATGAGGCTGGTGGCCGTCTAAACAGCCTACTGACCAGCCAGAACCAGCAGGCATAATTTAGTTCAGACTAAAGTAAATTACGaacaatattattattttcagtgGGCGTAGAACACGGGCTTAACAACATACTATGTTTACAATATGTAATAATTGACATTAAAAtagattatttatatatttgaaaaaatataaatgaattaaattTTATATAACTTTAATGAATGAATAATAATTCGTTATTTTATCGGAAAAAGGGCTAACTCAGTTATTTTTATTCATTAAAATACTGTTTTGGAAGAAATTATGATAATAATttaatgtttaataatattttagagtatcccataaaacaaataattctaCACCATCATAATATAATTGTTGGTGTTATCGCATGGTGTAATTttcgttatttttttaagatagaaaAAGATTTAGGATATAATCCTTTTAGAGTGATAACTGGGCGACAGTTCATCACCAGAGATTtatcaacaccacaactgcaatcCAAAACGATTCCGGTACTGAGTTCGAGTCTATCACAAGGAGCATAGTTATGttttgtatataataataattcacatACTGAGAATATTTCACATAATATAAGGCTAGTAAGAAGTAAATAGATTTGTTATTTGTTGAAGTCTTTATCGAAATGTTATTATTTTGACATATATCGTTTGGATCAAGaattttataaattattattattatttaattataactattttttttttatcctgCGTTTGGGACAAATACTATTTGAGGAGGAACAGATATTGTAAATTTACAATGTCTGTAATTATATTGtaaattgtaaatatattgtaaattAGAACCTTTTTTTCGGGTTCTAATTTAAATCTCTTCATATTCTTAGAGATTTCGCTCTTCATATTCTTAGAGATTTCGCTCTTCATATTCTTAGGCGTATTACCGTGAAGTCCGCAGTAACGCGCTGACGCTGTTAAAAGTCATTCTGATAACATTTCCTCGTtccgcgggctcaccatagcccgtgctacttggaatttattgttccaagtagcaaatttTGAACAACACCAACCAGACAATTTCCTCGTTAGCTCTGCTTTACGCGTTAACATattgcaatttatattttttgtcTTATTTTCAGAATATTGCTTAGTTATtactccacaacttccatcttggGCATCGCCGGTTGCGCTCCACGGAGCCTCTACACTTCTTATTAAACCAGTAAGATAATTTCGCTCTGCTTCGGCTGTTTAATAAGcagtttaatgtgtgtgtgtgtgtgtgtgtgtgtgtgtgtgtgtgtgtgtgtgtgtgtgtgtgtgtgtgtgtgtgtgtgtgtgtgtgtgagcgacatcaaagttatatgaatacgcgAGTCATAAGTATTCTTTACAGTACCATGTACGTTTTGGGGTGATCTTGGGcggcgtatatatatgaatatatgtatataaatatatgtatataaatatacatatatttatatatgtataaattatatattgtgcaatatatatataattaaattacATATTGTAATTGCAAAATAAATTCGGTAATTGCAAAAGCCATTTATCTAGATCATGATAAAcacattaataaatgattcacaatatagttttacaaatggcctTTTAAGTTTGACAAATTTCctctcattttattccagcatagttgaggcagttgacagtggcaaggtttgcgatgttgtgtaccttgactttagcaaagcttatgATACAGTGCCACAATAAGATTAAAAATATAGAGACtcacggtattgggggtgctatattaagttggttaTGAACAGGGTTATACCATAGGAACAGAGAGAATAACTGGagttaaatcagagtgggaaagtgttgtaagtggagtgccttaaggctctgtcctgggacctctcttgttttaaatagataaatgatttagattcaggattGAGCAGTATTTGCAAAATTTGCCGACGATACGACATTGAGGAGGAAAATAAACTCAGGAGACTCAAAGTTTCTTGAAGACGATATAGAGAGAGGTTTAAAATTTACACAAGATTTCCAGATGCAGTTTTATGCTAACAAATATAAGGTTATTCGGCTAGGTAATGATCCCAGAATTACGGGATatcagctagatggtgttgagactgcAAAGTCTGATTGCAAAAAATATCTGGGAGTGTCATGActagtaagaatttaaagccaAAAAAATCAACACATAAAAtttcgaaataaggcaaataggaaacTGAGACTCATTTCTAGAAGAGTTAGTAATTAGACACCTGGTgatattcttcagctatatcctGCGTTTCTTAGGTTCTATTAAGACTATTCAGTCCGGGTCTTTTTCGCTATActttagaatggatataaattcacaacACCGTGAAGGTGACCCCCAACACCGTGAAGATGACCCCCAACACCGTGAAGGTGACCCCCAACACCGTGAAGATGACCCCCAACACCGTGAAGGTGACCCCCAACACCGTGAAGGTGACCCCCAACACCGTGAAGGTGACCCCCAACACCGTGAAGATGACCCCCAACACCGTGAAGGTGACCCCAACACCGTGAAGGTGACCCCCAACACCGTGAAGGTGACCCCCAACACCGTGAAGGTGACCCCCAACACCGTGAAGGTGACCCCCAACACCGTGAAGGTGACCCCCAACACCGTGAAGGTGACCCCCAACACCGTGAAGATGACCCCCAACACCGTGAAGGTGACCCCCAACACCGTGAAGGTGACCCCCAACACCGTGAAGGTGACCCCCAACACCGTGAAGGTGACCCCCAACACCGTGAAGGTGACCCCAACACCGTGAAGGTGACCCCCAACACCGTGAAGGTGACCCCCAACACCGTGAAGGTGACCCCCAACACCGTGAAGGTGACCCCCAACACCGTGAAGGTGACCCCCAACACCGTGAAGGTGACCCCCAACACCGTGAAGGTGACCCCCAACACCGTGAAGATGACCCCCAACACCGTGAAGGTGACCCCCAACACCGTGAAGATGACCCCCAACACCGTGAAGGTGACCCCCAACACCGTGAAGGTGACCCCCAACACCGTGAAGGTGACCCCCAACACCGTGAAGGTGACCCCCAACACCGTGAAGGTGACCCCCAACACCGTGAAGGTGACCCCCAACACCATGAAGGTGACCCCCAACACCGTGAAGGTGACCCCCAACACCGTGAAGGTGACCCCCAACACCGTGAAGGTGACCCCCAACACCGTGAAGGTGACCCCCAACACCGTGAAGGTGACCCCAACACCGTGAAGGTGACCCCCAACACCGTGAAGATGACCCCAACACCGTGAAGGTGACCCCCAACACCGTGAAGATGACCCCAACACCGTGAAGATGACCCCAACACCGTGAAGGTGACCCCCAACACCGTGAAGGTGACCCCCAACACCGTGAAGGTGACCCCAACACCGTGAAGGTGACCCCAACACCGTGAAGGTGACCCCAACACCGTGAAGGTGACCCCCCAACACCGTGAAGATGACCCCCAACACCGTGAAGGTGACCCCCAACACCGTGAAGGTGACCCCCAACACCGTGAAGGTGACCCCCAACACCGTGAAGGTGACCCCCAACACCGTGAAGGTGACCCCCAACACCGTGAAGGTGACCCCCAACACCGTGAAGGTGACCCCCAACACCGTGAAGGTGACCCCCAACACCGTGAAGGTGACCCCCAACACCGTGAAGGTGACCCCCAACACCGTGAAGATGACCCCCAACACCGTGAAGGTGACCCCCAACACCGTGAAGATGACCCCAACACCGTGAAGGTGACCCCCAACACCGTGAAGATGACCCCAACAATGCATTCAAGTAGTATACAGTAGCCAGTTGGCTCCGTGCCCCGTGCCAGCCACTACAGGTAAGACAACCACAGCTCAACTGCCGAAGTCCAGCAGTTTGCTATAGTTGCTTCAGGAAACGTGTCAGCAAAATTGCCTTCCCTCgatctggaggcctggtcgaggaccgggccgcggggacactaagccccgaaaccatctcaagataacctatcctAAGTTCCCTCTGTGTTGTAAAATTTTCTGCCAACATTATGTACCGCTGGAAACATAGAAATTTACTTATGTTTACACTATCATAACTCTGTCATTTagggggctggatggtagagcaacggtctcgcttcatgcaggtcggcgttcaatccccgaccgtccacaagtggttgggcaccattcctttcccccgtcccatcccaaatccttatcctgaccctttcccagtgctatatagtcgtaatggctactattactactacttacCTTTGTCTTCGAGGGTAAGGGTAGTGGGCCACCACGTCTAAGGAGGAACTTTACCTACGTAGAGAAGTAGGGAAGTTTCCTGGCCTGGCGTCTCACTTATAACCACAATACACCAGTAACATCTTGCTACAGTAAACAACCAACAAATAAATCACTTGTGTACACAAAAACAACACTACAATATTCGGTTAATAACACGCTAATTGTTTGCCAACATCCGGTCAACACACCGTGAACGAACACCTGCCGGTTATTTTCTTATCCGAACATATCGGTGAGTTATTGGTAGTTACGCTTCGAATGTTTTGGTCCAGGTGACCacgacacaaccttcactacCCAACACAAACGTCTTAATGGCCTGCCTTACTACCCCGTCTTCAGCTGGTCACAGCTGACTTACAGCCAATCACAGACGCGTTCGTCAAGCGTCAAACTGCCTCGTTCCAGCCGCGATCCTGCCCCCGAGACGCCTTCATTAATGTTAACGTTTTGTGCATTAATAACCGGTTTGCTCTCTTGTAAATgactattattatatattaaagttgTAGGTATAGTTAGACATAGTTGTTGAAGGTCTGCTGGTCACAGGTCACCAGTTGtgggtcctgtatacactggtcaCCAGTTGtgggtcctgtatacactgatcACCAGTTGtgggtcctgtatacactgatcACCAGTTGTGggggtcctgtatacactggtcaCCAGTTAtgggtcctgtatacactgatcACCAGTTGtgggtcctgtatacactggtcaCCAGTTGTGggggtcctgtatacactggtcaCCAGTTAtgggtcctgtatacactgatcACCAGTTGtgggtcctgtatacactggtcaCCAGTTGtgggtcctgtatacactgatcACCAGTTGtgggtcctgtatacactgatcACCAGTTGtgggtcctgtatacactgatcACCAGTTGTGggggtcctgtatacactgatcACCAGTTGtgggtcctgtatacactgatcACCAGTTGtgggtcctgtatacactgatcACCAGTTGtgggtcctgtatacactgatcACCAGTTGtgggtcctgtatacactgatcACCAGTTGTGggggtcctgtatacactgatcACCAGTTGtgggtcctgtatacactgatcACCAGTTGtgggtcctgtatacactgatcACCAGTTGtgggtcctgtatacactgatcACCAGTTGtgggtcctgtatacactgatcACCAGTTGtgggtcctgtatacactgaccACCAGTTGtgggtcctgtatacactgatcACCAGTTGtgggtcctgtatacactgatcACCAGTTGtgggtcctgtatacactgatcACCAGTTGtgggtcctgtatacactgatcACCAGTTGTGggggtcctgtatacactggtcaCCAGTTGtgggtcctgtatacactggtcaCCAGTTGTGggggtcctgtatacactggtcaCCAGTTAtgggtcctgtatacactgatcACCAGTTGtgggtcctgtatacactggtcaCCAGTTGtgaggtcctgtatacactggtcaCCAGTTGTGggggtcctgtatacactggtcaCCAGTTGTGggggtcctgtatacactgatcACCAGTTGtgggtcctgtatacactggtcaCCAGTTGtgggtcctgtatacactggtcaCCAGTTGtgggtcctgtatacactggtcaccagttgtggggtcctgtttacacctcGAACCGCACTTACGCTGCGGTTCTctgcttcacccacgaactacCATCACTAACAATCACCAGCAGACCTTTAACAACTATGTCTAACTATACCTAcaactttaatatataataatagtcATTTACAAGAGAGCAAACCGGTTATTAATGCACAAAACGTTAACATTAATGAAGGCGTCTCGGGGGCAGGATCGCGGCTGGAACGAGGCAGTTTGACGCTTGACGAACGCGTCTGTGATTGGCTGTAAGTCAGCTGTGACCAGCTGAAGACGGGGTAGTAAGGCAGGCCATTAAGACGTTTGTGTTGGgtagtgaaggttgtgtcgtGGTCACCTGGACCAAAACATTCGAAGCGTAACTACCAATAACTCACCGATATGTTCGGATAAGAAAATAACCGGCAGGTGTTCGTTCACGGTGTGTTGACCGGATGTTGGCAAACAATTAGCGTGTTATTAACCGAATATTGTAGTGTTGTTTTTGTGTACACAAGTGATTTATTTGTTGGTTGTTTACTGTAGCAAGATGTTACTGGTGTATTGTGGTTATAAGTGAGACGCCAGGCCAGGAAACTTCCCTACTTCTCTACGTAGGTAAAGTTCCTCCTTAGACGTGGTGGCCCACTACCCTTACCCTCGAAGACAAAGGTAAGTAATACCTTGATCC is a genomic window of Procambarus clarkii isolate CNS0578487 chromosome 8, FALCON_Pclarkii_2.0, whole genome shotgun sequence containing:
- the LOC123759828 gene encoding uncharacterized protein, which encodes MDINSQHREGDPQHREDDPQHREGDPQHREDDPQHREGDPQHREGDPQHREGDPQHREDDPQHREGDPNTVKVTPNTVKVTPNTVKVTPNTVKVTPNTVKVTPNTVKVTPNTVKMTPNTVKVTPNTVKVTPNTVKVTPNTVKVTPNTVKVTPTP